TAATCCACTGACCATCAGCAGGCAATTCTGGTGAGGACTAAGTGCACGAGGACCAACGACCTAGTCCGTGAAATGGCAGTCAATCCTTTGGCCTTAATTGTTGCTGTTCGTGGTCTGAAGTAAAAAACGCAAGGTGGGGTGTCGCGGACATActgggggggggctctggtgTGCAGCAAGGGGCTGGTGAGCGACGGGGTGTTAGCAGAAGCACGGGAAGACAGCCGTGGTCCGTAAACAAAAAAGGAGAAATCGACGGAAAAGCTACATCCTAACTCAGGGACTCTTTGGCAAGGTTGCACAATCCCGAAAACCCCAACAAAGATACCTGTGTGAAACGCGACGGGGGTTTGGGTCGGAGACAGCCGTCGGACCACGCAGGGGGGGGAGTGTTCCTAGCTGGGCTTGCTCATCGGCCGGTGCCCTTGCTTGGCGCTCCTCTTCTCCGTCCTGCCCTTCTCCCGGACCTTCCGGaggcggcgcggcggcggcggcgtttcCCGGGACTCGCTGTCCTCCCGGGCGCTGGAGGCGCCGGGGCCGTCCCTCTCCTCGGGGATGTCGGGTATGGCGCCGACGCTGCCGTCCAGGATGTTCCTCAGGGACGGGTCCTCGGGCGTGCAGGTGGCCGTGGTGCCGCTCTCGCTGCTGCTCAGGTCGGGCTCCTCGCCGTAGCGAGCGGCCCGGGTGCGGTGGGGCAGCGACGAGGCCCTGACGCTCCGCCGCGGCAGGGGCTCCGTCATGTCCACGCCCGAGTCCAGGCTGGTGTCGTTGCTGCTGTTCGGCCGCCGGTGGCCGCTCAGCTCGATGATGGAGTGCCGCACCCTGGCGGCCGGCCTGCCCTCCAGGGAGACGAACCACGCCCGGGGGGGCACGGCCGAGGCCTTGCCGCTGCCCAGCTCCAGCAGGGTGCGCTCGGAGACGCCCTGCAGCTCGCCCGGAGCCCCCATGCCCGCCGCCGCCTCGCTGAGCGTCCCGGGCACCGACACCGAGGACTCCAGGaggttgttcttgttgttgtagAGACCCCAGACGTTGGCGTTGGGGCCCTGGCCCTGGGGAGGCGTCTGCAGGGGCTGGGGGTCGTCTTGGTCAGGCTGCCGGGGGTCGTCTGCCGACTGGGGCTGGTGGCCTTTGGGGAGAGTCTGGGGGAAGCCCCCTTTCCTCGCCGGATCTAGGTTAGGGTCGTGCTCTCCTCCGTTACGGGGGAAGGTGGCAGAGCCTTTCGGCTCCGGACAGCCGAAGAGCTCGGCGGCTTGGATGATGGCCACGGGCTGGTTGTAGAGGTGGACCAGCTTGTCCTGGAAGAACAGATCGGGCTTCTGGTGGTCCGACGTCTCCTGGAGCCGAGCCACTTGGTCACTGTTGATGTAGTGGGACTGAGCGTGGGGGCCCTTACTCCGGTCCGAGGAGGCCAGGTTCTGGTAGTGATGGGCGGCCGACCGGACCCCGGGGTCCTCCACGTAGATGTTGTAGTTGGCCATGTGCCTGGGCGTGGAGGAGGGGTCACAGGGG
The nucleotide sequence above comes from Gadus chalcogrammus isolate NIFS_2021 chromosome 4, NIFS_Gcha_1.0, whole genome shotgun sequence. Encoded proteins:
- the fam171b gene encoding protein FAM171B, whose product is MPPMRTTKCVLAVVGNTTAKEARFTLKALVRDMSTRRPLPGATLDVYAGRALRASARAGPAGEALLWLPYGPRLHLTLLARAEGYVPTTLPWETARRPLFSAVTLGLLPQNHGNIWLFDDSLIITAKLPDSSSQPSVKFPKDLLTLAGNASISSLSAYLTVPMHHLARDCANCTPAIVGNQSAYRNTELRPTAALSVRLCSGADELQVRGPIHLSLPLGHNTGLRPADTLPAWAFSSQTGAWEQQGLGIVQRVDGHLVWTYTASHLGYWIAAPLPTDYRGLAGSIDFLSDHNFLLVGLFGATVAVIMGFLTVLVCHCGSQRAPRRRRRRARFSKLTVLKKDQTTSTHMEEGLSFQSGEHGGRPPHHSVPCDPSSTPRHMANYNIYVEDPGVRSAAHHYQNLASSDRSKGPHAQSHYINSDQVARLQETSDHQKPDLFFQDKLVHLYNQPVAIIQAAELFGCPEPKGSATFPRNGGEHDPNLDPARKGGFPQTLPKGHQPQSADDPRQPDQDDPQPLQTPPQGQGPNANVWGLYNNKNNLLESSVSVPGTLSEAAAGMGAPGELQGVSERTLLELGSGKASAVPPRAWFVSLEGRPAARVRHSIIELSGHRRPNSSNDTSLDSGVDMTEPLPRRSVRASSLPHRTRAARYGEEPDLSSSESGTTATCTPEDPSLRNILDGSVGAIPDIPEERDGPGASSAREDSESRETPPPPRRLRKVREKGRTEKRSAKQGHRPMSKPS